Within the Rosa rugosa chromosome 2, drRosRugo1.1, whole genome shotgun sequence genome, the region TGGGCAACAGaatatggaaaaatccaaaattaatTCCAATTTTGAGGTTGAGGAGATTCGAACCCCTCCCAAAGCATATGCAAATAAATTGCCCAACCACTAGACCACTTGCATAGTTTTGATGTATTGCAAACAAAAATAGTATATATCTAcataatattgttttttttttttttttaaatatccaCCCATCTTttccattgactgagcaagttccttgttgccattaaagtctgcaattgtgaggttgacgtctgggtcatggcctccttcttccatatagtgagcctcttgttctttagactccctatacctcttgtaattggctgctactctgttgcttgcttagcagttcttgtaccaatgcccaatgactccacatctatagcatggttcattgccaactctattctgtttgactgaagggttcttaggttccctttgcaccttgtttccatgaccactagggccagcaccatcatctctgcgccatacattgggagggcctccacgaCCCATATCACGACCCCCATGTCCCttgccacgtggtgcattgttgccacgtgggtagggatcagcacgtccaaccccctttgcattggggttctttccacctttcactttgccataattagcctcaggaattttctttgtcccaacagGCCTGGCATTGTtattcaaaagaacctcattatgcctctcaaCCACTTGCAATAGTTTGATCAGCttgttgaaggttgtgattcttttgttatcatactccagcctatactggttcgctagtataattgCTGAAGTAGGgaaagtggaaagagtcttctggatcatatcatcttctgtgagttcctttccacagaaatttagaCGTGCTTTTAGGCGCAACatatccttgttgaagtcatttacccttttatagtcaagcaaacggatttcattccactgaacgatcagttctgggagcaatgtgtcatgaatgttcccaaaacgtcccttaagggcatcccacagttctttgggtgtcttcaactgaaggtattCCCAGCAGAgactaggatcaatatgtcgcctcagaaacattaaggcatttgctttcaccttattagatagttcatcatctttaGAGTCagtaatggtggcagtgtagtcttttgccacaaaggcagtttccacatcggaaacccaacgatggtactcaagtccttctgagtccaagatgtcaaattcagatcgagttggatcagccatctacataaacaagagagaagatataaattacgcagtcataaagacatccacgtaaattattttccaaaaatgtgaattagatttcaagaccaagattcgtaatggtcacattttttctttcgatgctatgtgaaaatgctttatcacagtaagtgtgtatggataatgcgcatgaatgttcattatcatggcaaaacggAATTGATATGTTGCATTCTAAAATTAACCAtataaaacatagcatatataaaaagaaattaCATATGACATGCTCAAATTgcacaaatatacaacaaaatatatgctaCATATAATAATAGCAAGAATATAtcatgcataaaataaaatgtaaacaatAGCATAATACAAAGCATGCGTAGACATTATTTATATAAGCGTAAATAAAGtaaaaacatgctcaaaatttcataaataataacaatatatatagatatatatggtatgctcaaaaaataaaaataatcatGCTTAAAGATAATTATATGAAGCATAAACAACaaagcatgcttaaaatgattaatataatctaactaaacatgctcgaaaattttataataaaagcatatataataaaatctaaagcatgcttaaaaatagaaaagataAATCAAATTCACATGCTTggttaataaaataaaataaagaaaacatacttgatttcgagaaaataaaacaatcctagcgcacacgcgtgttgatgcaggcgtgcgtagcgatgtttttgaGCTTGAGGAAAACTGGACTGCTTCCTCTTGCAGGGCCACAAAAccttgttgttgtttttttttttttttttttaacttttatcttcttcttttttctcttttttttctttttctgtgtgGGCCACAGGGCCTTTTTGTTTTTCGTCTGGGCCTCAGGGcatttttttgttgttgctgttgGGCCGGGTCCTTTTCTTTGGGTCGGGTTAGTCcccttatattttttttcttctttttctcgtcTGCTTTCTTCCTTCTTGCAAGGGGTCTGCTGCCGGCGTTCAGTTGGCTGCTGCAGGTGCCGGCATTCAAATGGCTGCGAGGTTGGGCCGGGACTGCGCTTCGCAGGCGAGTGGAGGCTGGGCGGTGAACGGAAGGACGATTCGGGGGGTTGAGGCCGGCTGGAATGGTGGGTCTGCCGGTGTTGCAGACGCTGGGGCGGTCTAGGCTCGGTGGTGGGGTCGCCGCACAGGGGCAGTGGAGCGTCTGTGTGGGCCGGAGACGCCGGGGACTGATCGCTGCAGGTGGAGGCGCGGGCTGTGGGGCTTCGTGGCCGGGAGGATGAGGCCGGCTGTGAGGGGGTTGCTGCTGCAAGGACCGCGGTGGCTGGAGGCTGTGACACTTGGCCTGGAGAGCTGGGATCGAGGGGGAAGGCCGCCAGATCGAGATGGATGCCGGTGATGTGGGTTGGCTGTCCCCGATCtggacgatttttttttttttttttgacaattggaattggtctactcatttcatttcatagcccctttatatagggagagaattacaatggaaataaCAATTACAATGACGACATTAAACACTAATTGaccgtaattgtgctgattgatggtaatcactgatttcttgattccctctccgtcagtcgctttgacgaaggcacacaatgtgcttttcctttaacatGTTCGAAATTTTTCAGGTCCTTTAAGTTAAGCACATTCTAAAATCTCATGAGGTTTACAAATAGTAAGATTATGATATAAAGAAATTTCAATAAATAAGGATATTGACATGATTTGGCACTTTGGAGGTGTCATAGAGGCACCATCATTTCCCAACTATTAGTTGATGAATATGAACCATCCAAATTTGCTACCCTTAGAAAATTTTTGGCTTTACTTTAGGTATAAAAATACCATTAACTAGGCAACAGTCCTTGTCATTAGTTTTAAATTGTAATCACGGGTGGGTGGATCCCTTCCCTTAATTTCCAACTTGACATCTATGCCAAACCTAAGATAAATCAAAAGTTTCcagaaaaagaataataaaaaaaatatagcaAAGAAGAACATGATTTGATTCTGTGGTAAAATTATCACATAAGCTGATAAGATAACAAATTAAGATGTCAGTTATAAAAATAATCCAGCCCTCCAATTCTGATTTTTAAGCGCATAGGTATTGTGACTACTGGTTCTTTCTCTAGGTGAGAACCTTTTGAATTGCCTACCATGAAATCATGATCTCCCCCAACTGTGAATAAAATTTGGTGAGGTGGGATATTCTCATTAGGatttgaacatatatatataatccaatTCTCAAGTCACATCTAGCCACATCATCCAAGGAAATATCATTTCCAAGAACCTGTTTTTGGTTGAGTATTCGAATAAAAAGCAAATCTTTCACAggtataattattatttttgactAGTATTCATTACCCAAAATTTGTTTTTCCTGTGTGGAATATGTCACAGATAGAGATGAGCATGGGAGCAGTGTCAATCTTGGAAAACCAATCCAATCCTGGAGAAACAGATTGGTTACAATTTGCAAATGGTCACCTTGGAAAACCAATCCAATCCAGTCACGTTTCTGCCTTAGTTTCCTACTCAGATTTGTCTTTGCCCTTCATTCTTTAATATATCGCCTTTCactgtctttgtttgtttgtgtcAGTTTAGGAAAAAGATTGAGCTTCATTATCTTTCCTTTTCTCTTCAAGCATCGTTTTCTGCAGCTGCTCTCTGTTCGATAGTAGGAGAGAGAAAGCCAAAAGGTTTGTTCTTTGCTTCCCAATTCATGCAGCTTCATCTTCTTTgatgctctgcttagtctgtaTGATTGATTTTCGACATGGGCCTTTGATCATTATCATAATTGGTATTCTTGTTCCTTTGGGTTTACTAAAGAAATGGAGTGTTCTTTTTGTTTGATCGTATGCTGATGATCTGTTTTGAGTTTTTGCCCCAGTGACATAGTGATATCTGCGATGTCAGTGAAGTGTAACAAAATTTGGAATTTTCAATCTTATACATAGTGTTTGCTTTTATGGGTGGTGATGCAATTTACAATTTAGGGATCAGAGTCCTTGCGATAAGGATcataaaaaatttgaaaagcCTTTTTAATTTTTGCAGAAACAATATATGAACATCCAAAGAGTGCATTTCACTAGTCCTAGTTAGGAGTTCgtgtttttctctttcttctttaccAAGTTGACTCATAGTTTCTATTACCATGCACTTGAAATTAGGATTGCACTTCTGATACATGACCCATGAAAGTCTTGATCAGGATATTAATATCACTTGTTTGGTTCCCTAGTTTAACTTTGTTTCAGAACATTCTGAGGTAGAAGTAAACAAACAGTTGGAGTGATGGAGATGATCACCAATGTTTCTGAGTATGAGAAGATTGCAAAGGAGAAATTGCCAAAGATGATCTATGACTACTATGCATCTGGTGCAGAGGACCAGTGGACTCTTAAGGAGAACCAACGCGCTTTCTCCAGGATTTTGTAAGCTCTTCTCTTGCTGTTGGACAATCCTCTAATTagtctgttttgttttgttttgttttgttttttttaagtcttttgggtttgattttacTCATCataagacaaaattataaatgaCACTAAGAATCACATTGGTTTTACTTTTATTTACAATGAGATAGGTTTCGACCTCGTATTCTTATTGATGTAAGCAAGATAGACATGAGAACCACAGTTTTGGGATTCAATATTTCAATGCCCATCATGATAGCTCCTACAGCCATGCAGAAGATGGCTCACCCTGAAGGTATAAGCCCCCCTTTGATAAGGCCAGCTTTCAGTTTCTTATATTTCTTATGACATACTGATTATATAGGATAGTTGCTAAACTTGGTTGCACAAACTTAAATACAGTTGAAGTGATTGTCACCAAGTCCAAAGTTAAGCTCtttaaagttgatttttcaagTTTATCGATGGCTATATTTAACTCTGTATTTCTTAATCAGGAGAGTTTGCAACAGCAAGAGCAGCATCTGCAGCTGACACAATTATGGTTAGGCTTCTCAGCATCTTTCTGTGGCTTTTAGTGAAGTTGTATATGGAATTCTGCCTTACTGAACTTACATATGTGATACATATTGGTTGTTACAGACACTCTCCTCTTGGGCTACTTCCAGTGTCGAAGAGGTCGCGTCAACAGGACCTGGCATTCGTTTTTTCCAACTCTATGTGAGTTCAATTTCATCCCTcgcctttttcttctttgagtTGATGAGGCCTGAGAGGTATTCTCGTTCAGTGTGAGTCTTGTGTTATTAGCCATaatgcttttttcttttcaggtgTACAAAGACAGGAATGTGGTTGCACAGCTTGTCAAAAGAGCTGAGAAAGCTGGTTTCAAGGCAATAGCCCTTACAGTGGACACTCCACGGCTTGGGCGCAGGGAGGCTGATATCAAGAACAGGTAAGCGTGAATATTTGTTCAATAATATCTTTGGGATTTGAGATCAGCTGGTTGGTTCATAGCTCAATCAAATCTCTTCTCAAAGTTTTATGTCATTATGAGTTCATTATTGTGTAATGAGGTTCTAAAACATTTTTATGGTTCTTGAACAGATTTACTTTACCATCAAATTTGACATTGAAGAACTTTGAGAATATTGATCTCGGAAAGATGGACAAGGTGGGATGACCCCCATATGAGCTTTCAACATCATTTTAATAGCATCATAAGTTGATGGACTTGCATATTGACTATTTTGGTGATGAAATTGTAGACCAATGATTCTGGACTAGCATCATATGTTGCTGGACAAACTGACCAGTCTCTCAGCTGGAAGGTAAAAGAGTTGCATCAGCATATAATTATTTATCTAGAAATCTCAAGGAATTAGTGAACATATTCTGTTGGTGGCATTTGCAGGACGTGAAATGGCTTCAGACAATCACCCATTTACCGATTCTTTTAAAGGGTGTGATTACAGCTGAGGATGGTATGTAAAAGCTTCCGTTGTTCCATATTGTCTCGAGTCCCAACTGCTTAGTTACGACAAACTCACAATACGTTTTAACAATGCAGCACAACTAGCTGTACGATATGGAGCTGCAGGAATAATTGTCTCGAACCATGGAGCTCGCCAGCTTGATTATGTCCCCTCAACTATTATGGCTTTGGAAGAGGTGCATATGCTTCATTGAAATATCTGCTTTCATTAATTTCTGATCTATTCTCACAAGTGCCAAACTGTCTACTGGCTTAAAAATGGTGTCAGGGACTTCATTTCTTGTGCAGAATCATCGTTTGTAAACATTCTTAGATTATGGTTTTGTTGATACAGGTCGTCAAAGCTACACGAGGGGCAATTCCTGTCTTCTTGGATGGTGGAGTGAGGCGAGGAACGGATGTTTTCAAAGCTCTGGCTCTTGGAGCATCGGGTGTATTTGTGAGTAAAATCGACACTTACATATCAGAAGCTAGATGCTGCAAATGTGGAACTTATAATAAGATCTTTTGTCATCTATTTTATAACCTCAGAACTAACCTCATACTTGTGTAAGACCATCATAGTTTTCTGCTTATTACAGAATTTACACACTTCTATGCTCTGTGCATTTTCAGATAGGAAGACCAGTAGTGTTCTCCTTAGCTGCTGCAGGGGAGGCTGGTGTCAGGAAAGTCCTTCAAATGCTCCGGGACGAGTTTGAGCTGACTATGGCATTAAGCGGTTGCCGCTCCCTCAAGGAAATCACCCGAGACCATATCGTAACGGAATGGGATCGTCCTCGTATTGCACCCAAATTATAAGATGATCACCATCATTCTTCAGCCTCATTTGATGATCACCCAAATTATAAGCTAAATTCTTGTTCTTAAGCTTTCGTGTCCATGCTCAGGAGATATATTGGAACGTTAAAACTTATAATGGGGATCAATGGTACCAATTAAATAAATGTCATTCATCTGCTACTTGTCTCACTATCTGTCATCATTTTGTGTTGATCTCATTCTCGCATTCTTGATAGGCACTGATCACAAAGACTTGAAACTATAAAAACATATGAAACGCGTTTCATTGATCTCCGATAGGCCTGGGCATTTTAGCCCAGAAACCCGAAAACCTGCACCGGACTGATCCGGACCGCCGGGTTTGAGCCGGgcttttaccaaaaaaaaataaaatgagagGCCTGGACCGTTTATGAAAAAAAGGGGCCGGTCCCGGGCCTGGGATTCCACCGGCCAATCAGAAAAcccgaatatatatatatatatatatacagatcctatttAGAgaggagctccgctttgaaattaacatgtgaagttcgagtttttggtcacttttcgatcgcatatccgcatcccgttcagtttttaggtactagtgtatagattatctctgcaaattttcagccaaattgatgatcgttaagacattgataactgctttaaagctagtacggttcaggttgatagattcagtccgtccattggtttaagcgagttagatatcttaacgatcatcaatttggctgaaaatttgcagagatgatctatacagtagtacctaaaaactgaacggttgagatgtggatatgcgaccgaaaagtgaccaaaaactcgaacttcacacgttaatttcaaagcggagctccgctctgtggaatatatatattccacatacaCCTTACCGTATGTAATCCTCATCGCAATATAAATATTCTTCTATCCTCAGCCGCACAAttcttctctccttctctcttcttcttcttcttcttctttctcctcaGCCAGTCAACCCCAAGTCCCCAACTTTCCTCCTCCTCTAAAAACTAGAGACCTCATCCCCGTCGTCTATTCTCCTTCTCGCATCCTCAGCCCTGACCTTCAACGAAGTGTCTTCGTCAATTATCACCTTCTTCAGAGCACGTACGGCTACCGCTGCCCGTACGACGACAGCCTCGACCTCCTCTAATTCCTCCACCTAAACCTCAATGAATATGTTTCTGGCTTGATTTCTTCATCAAATTCCTCGACCAAAACCTCGACCTCCTCAAATTTCTTCATCAGCAGATCTACTTCTAGCCGGATAGGTGATAGATCTTCACCAGATATTCCAAATCTCAAGATGGTGCAAAAGGCCAGAAAACCCGAGAAACCAGGCCAGAAAAACTCAGTCCGAGCTCTCTCCGATCCCGACTTCTGGAAAACTTGATCTAAGACCAACCCGAAAACTTCGGGCTCGATCCTGGGCTCCGCATATTGACCCTCGGGCTGGGACCATGCCCAGGCCTAATCTCTTATCTCTTATCTCTTTCACATAAAGTATTTGCTgctatctagctagctagcttggaGAAACTAAACTAAGACCCATTGGAATATTGGTTTAGCCTAGAAAGGGGGTGAATAGGCTTCAAGGAAATTCAGCTCAACTTTAGATTAATTAAAAACAAATTGCCTATCAAACCCTGCGACCCATATTTCGTGTTTTTGAAGATTAATTGTGAAGAGAACAACATCAATAAGCACAGTGAAAATAAAGAATATAAACACAAGAAGTTTGTTGACGTAATAAAACTCTCAAATCGAGGTAAACAACTACGGCCTTAACTTCTGAAGGCTAAGTGCAAAGCAACTCACTAAGTGAATATGAACAAGCACACATGAACTTACAATCAACATGAATAGCTCTAACCTCAGCTTGTTCTCACTAGACTCTTCTAGACGGTTGCACGAACACCACTTTGTTTTTCTCCACCTTGAGAACTGCTTCTACTTGTCTTTCTAACTTTGACACACAAACTACACCAGAATTGATTCACAGTCTGAATCAATCACTTTAGACTTTACTTTAAATATTCACACAGTTCTAACCTACGTTtaagactcattgttttgtaTAGGAAATGTCaatgcacaaaattcttatactAAGACCCATCATGCTAGACATATATACTTAACTGATACTACAATACCCTTCATTGATCTCTGATCTCTTTCACATCAAGTTTCTGCTGCTTCTTTTGGGTCCGAATATGCTTATATGTTTTGAGGCCAAACTCAAACAAAAGCTCGAGTTTCTTCATTTTTGGTCATTTGAACAAACACTTGACTTCATTTTTTTGATCGAGATCACACAGTTTCTCAAATGCTTTCTAAGCACATAGATTAATCTGTGCCGGGGGATCATGTCATAACGCTTCCTCTCCCATGGCCACTaagaatagattgagatttaactTTAATCAGcatcggcgggattcgaacccgatTATAAGGGTTCCACATCTGGAGACTGTTACTAATAGGGCTGGCTGCGGCACGGTTGCCGACATTTTTGGGGTCAGCCGAATACCGACCGAAGATCTTCGGTTTCGTCAGAATTGAAACCGGTACTGTGCCGGAAGTTCGGTTACCGAAACCTCGGTTTACCGAGGTAAACAGTCGGTATCGGTTGGTATTTTGGCACACCAATCGTCGGAGGTCGGTGAGGTCCATGATGGTGGAGGTGAGTCACGGTGGTGACCGGAAGTGGGTGtcgaaggagagagaaaacaaatctAGTTCCTCTGCCCTCCATTAGACCAAAACAATTTGGAGATGAGAGAGGGAGGCAGAGAAGAGGAGCTGGgatatgagagagagggagagcagTGGGCGGAGGAgcagagagaggaggaggcggAGAAGAGGGTGGGGGGGGGGGCAGTGGGtgaggagatgagagagagagtgagacagAGGAGAAGAGGAGCTGGAGACTTGAGACCTAGTCGAAGAAGAAGGCAATGAGTCaacaaggaaagagaaaaagaaaaagtaaaggaGTTGTGGTTCTCGAGGAGGCATCTCAAAGTATTCTTTTCAGTTAAACtagtataaaaataaaattctaaGGGTAAGACAATAGGTAACGTTGTAGCCCAGTGGAAAGTGGCGTAACTTACAATCTGGGCTTGAAAGGTTGAGGGTTCGAGTCTTGCAAATGGAGAGATATAATCCATTTTTTGAATAACTCTCCTTCTCTCGGCCGGTTCGGTTTGAACCGAAGATTTGGTTTGCTTGAACCGCTACCGAGCCGAAAATGTCCATACGGTTCGGTTCAGCCGTACCGCACCTCCGGCTACCACTTCCGTCGGCGCCGACAGCGGTGGTTCGGCCGGTTTCGACAGGTCCGGCATTTTCAGCCACCCCTAGTTACTAACTTGACCAAttgtggtgtttttttttttattttttttatttttattttattttatagaaGCGGAATAAGAGCTAACTCAGCGCTCTTACCTgaatttattaataaataaagaaaagatacATAGCAAGGGGGGCTAAGCCAATACCTTGCCATAAGAAAACACAAGCTGAACAAGTACAACTGAAAGTACCAATTACTAATACAGAGAAAGAACAACTAAAAAGAACAATTACAATAGTTAAAGAAGAAACTAATCATCTACCTAAAACGGTAGTTAGTGCCTGATGTCAAATCACGTCCATAGAGGCCTGTAACAAAAGAAGGGACGGTAattgtcacaccccaaacccgagaccaatattatattgaaatatggtacccgaattcgtgatgtgggttgtttcaaacaaaacttcctcaaagaataaattaaagtaagagaatttgtaaataagtctgaatagtacttttattaggaattgaaattattatttttacaatactgaagttgaacaaaaatatattacattgtttctcttgaaatagtagtagaaaataaaacattcatttatttagagaatcacccactttccccaagcgtctactcgttacctgaaaacaagaaggtgtagcatcatgagcaacacaagcccagtaagtacacaacttacattcttatattaatgtgtcttataagaaatcaaacttggacaaccaagttaaaatgtaccaagaaccatttataagttcatacgaattcttaaatatgtatatgtatacacacaatacacacacacatatatacaaatatattcattcgtgtgaatggtttatgagactggtaataaatcacttaatcacatctccttattgaaccaacaaatattgcagcattaatatgtgaaataaactttaagcaatacatgcttgattctcttttcacttagcatcataacatattgataatatatatcgcagacagatatttgatcaaaataatataagtacacttctcttcttagtgaattttcggattaactggtaacaaatcataaatacaagtgctagggtccaacgtactatacccaaagcacaagtaagccaggttgactggtaataattcataaatccacgtgctagggtccataataccaaagcacgggtaagccgcagcatactgagGACAcctccaaagtatgtatacccaaggtaGACACCTCtttcctatgagtataatagtgcactatctgtagggactagggcccaaggctaacttccacataacaccaaaacacatttaccagtaattcacttaagcacggggtagtagataacacccggcttcacaat harbors:
- the LOC133734357 gene encoding uncharacterized protein LOC133734357, producing the protein MADPTRSEFDILDSEGLEYHRWVSDVETAFVAKDYTATITDSKDDELSNKVKANALMFLRRHIDPSLCWEYLQLKTPKELWDALKGRFGNIHDTLLPELIVQWNEIRLLDYKRVNDFNKDMLRLKARLNFCGKELTEDDMIQKTLSTFPTSAIILANQYRLEYDNKRITTFNKLIKLLQVVERHNEVLLNNNARPVGTKKIPEANYGKVKGGKNPNAKGVGRADPYPRGNNAPRGKGHGGRDMGRGGPPNVWRRDDGAGPSGHGNKVQREPKNPSVKQNRVGNEPCYRCGVIGHWYKNC
- the LOC133729242 gene encoding glycolate oxidase 1; this encodes MEMITNVSEYEKIAKEKLPKMIYDYYASGAEDQWTLKENQRAFSRILFRPRILIDVSKIDMRTTVLGFNISMPIMIAPTAMQKMAHPEGEFATARAASAADTIMTLSSWATSSVEEVASTGPGIRFFQLYVYKDRNVVAQLVKRAEKAGFKAIALTVDTPRLGRREADIKNRFTLPSNLTLKNFENIDLGKMDKTNDSGLASYVAGQTDQSLSWKDVKWLQTITHLPILLKGVITAEDAQLAVRYGAAGIIVSNHGARQLDYVPSTIMALEEVVKATRGAIPVFLDGGVRRGTDVFKALALGASGVFIGRPVVFSLAAAGEAGVRKVLQMLRDEFELTMALSGCRSLKEITRDHIVTEWDRPRIAPKL